The Fructilactobacillus myrtifloralis genome contains a region encoding:
- a CDS encoding FRG domain-containing protein, giving the protein MGIIIDKYKKLKADLLNSGEQIIYSGNGGDPTLDSKKDIYLYRGEHKDYGNTSCLATKNRDYLNDDIDKKEHEKPFSDVIDNLVNWQENGIHTRLLDVSECFKISLFFACDSKDKNDDGYVYIFPRKGLYNTDINLTRPSFDINDINTDIPNYRGVIVYDKLNLLMDVKYPDIRESDSYKKLILYKSNNERMVANKFSGDRELDNASQEEFNKAN; this is encoded by the coding sequence ATGGGAATTATTATTGATAAATACAAAAAGCTTAAAGCAGATCTATTAAATAGTGGTGAACAAATCATATATAGTGGTAATGGTGGCGATCCCACTCTTGATAGTAAAAAAGATATTTATTTGTATAGAGGAGAACATAAGGATTACGGAAATACATCATGTTTAGCCACTAAAAATAGAGACTATTTAAACGATGATATAGATAAAAAAGAACATGAAAAACCATTTTCAGATGTTATAGATAATTTAGTTAATTGGCAAGAAAATGGTATTCACACGAGACTATTAGACGTAAGCGAGTGTTTTAAAATTTCTCTCTTTTTTGCTTGCGATTCTAAAGATAAAAATGATGACGGATATGTTTATATTTTTCCTAGAAAAGGTTTATATAACACTGATATTAATCTCACAAGACCATCATTTGATATCAATGATATCAACACTGATATTCCTAATTATAGAGGAGTTATTGTCTATGATAAGCTAAATTTATTGATGGACGTTAAATATCCTGATATAAGAGAATCTGATTCTTATAAAAAATTAATATTATATAAATCAAATAATGAAAGAATGGTTGCAAATAAATTTTCTGGAGATAGAGAGTTAGATAATGCTTCACAAGAAGAATTTAACAAGGCTAATTAG
- the alsS gene encoding acetolactate synthase AlsS has product MNGAQAIVKSMINQGIEYCFGIPGAKVDLLFEALEYCEDERAPKLIVTRHEQDAVFMAAAIGRLTGKPGVAMVTSGPGVSNLATGLLTATTEGDPVIALGGQVPQDDVNRATHQAARNAEILKDVTKSSVEVQDANNASEVFTNAYQTAIAPKQGATFISLPQNVLAAEVDRPALQHIGIVDHGRAGKTTLAKITDHIQHAERPVILAGMRASAPENTQAIRALIKKYALPVVETFQGAGVVSKGLVDRYFGRIGLFKNQLGDSILRDSDLILTVGYDPVEYEPRNWHDDDTPIINIDDVQTELSNEFQPTIDTQTSIAETLESITDALPDQPDFPAATKAELDRLRTEYEKIDEENYHQYVNNEDHQTRLNPLNLLEVVQENVQNDTTITVDIGSHYIWMARYFKSYQPRTLLFSDGMQTLGVSLPWAIAASLVRPKQKIVSVSGDGGFLFSGQELETAVRLNSNIVQLIWNDSHYDMVRFQEIAKYGKDSGVDFNNINYAEIANGYGATGIRVNSLAEFETAFKKAMKMDGPVVIDIPVDYSNNIKLKTSKLL; this is encoded by the coding sequence ATGAATGGTGCCCAAGCCATCGTCAAATCCATGATTAATCAAGGAATCGAGTATTGCTTTGGGATTCCAGGGGCCAAGGTTGACCTCCTGTTTGAAGCCCTCGAATACTGCGAAGATGAACGGGCACCTAAACTAATTGTAACACGCCACGAACAGGATGCTGTGTTCATGGCTGCTGCAATTGGTCGCCTCACGGGTAAACCCGGGGTGGCCATGGTCACCTCCGGACCAGGAGTTAGTAACCTGGCCACGGGCTTATTGACGGCGACAACTGAAGGTGATCCAGTCATCGCCCTCGGGGGACAAGTTCCTCAAGATGACGTTAACCGGGCTACCCACCAGGCAGCTCGCAATGCCGAGATTCTGAAAGACGTTACCAAGAGTAGCGTTGAAGTTCAGGATGCTAACAATGCTTCGGAAGTCTTTACCAACGCCTATCAAACAGCGATTGCGCCTAAGCAAGGGGCCACGTTTATCTCACTGCCCCAAAACGTGTTAGCAGCTGAAGTTGACCGGCCAGCGTTACAACACATTGGCATCGTCGACCACGGCCGGGCTGGTAAAACGACCCTCGCTAAAATTACCGACCACATTCAACACGCGGAACGCCCCGTAATTTTAGCCGGGATGCGCGCTTCTGCTCCAGAAAATACCCAAGCAATTCGGGCTTTAATTAAAAAGTACGCCCTTCCCGTCGTTGAAACGTTCCAAGGTGCAGGGGTAGTGTCTAAAGGACTCGTTGACCGCTACTTTGGTCGGATCGGGTTGTTCAAAAACCAACTCGGTGACTCCATCCTCCGTGATAGTGACCTGATCCTGACGGTCGGTTACGATCCCGTGGAATACGAACCTCGAAACTGGCATGACGATGACACGCCAATCATTAACATCGATGACGTGCAAACGGAACTGTCAAACGAGTTTCAACCAACCATCGACACGCAAACCAGCATTGCCGAAACCTTAGAATCAATTACTGATGCCCTTCCAGACCAACCGGACTTCCCTGCAGCAACCAAGGCCGAACTAGACCGGTTACGCACGGAATACGAAAAAATTGACGAGGAAAACTACCATCAGTACGTAAATAACGAGGACCACCAAACGCGGTTGAATCCGTTGAACCTGTTGGAAGTCGTGCAAGAAAACGTTCAAAACGATACTACAATCACGGTTGACATCGGGAGTCACTACATCTGGATGGCCCGCTACTTTAAGTCCTATCAACCTCGGACCCTCTTGTTCAGTGATGGGATGCAAACCCTCGGAGTTTCCCTCCCTTGGGCGATTGCCGCTTCGCTAGTGCGACCTAAGCAAAAAATCGTGTCCGTTTCTGGTGACGGAGGCTTCCTCTTTTCTGGTCAAGAACTAGAAACTGCGGTTCGGTTGAACTCTAACATCGTCCAATTGATATGGAATGATTCCCACTACGACATGGTACGCTTCCAAGAAATTGCGAAGTACGGGAAGGACTCCGGAGTTGATTTCAACAACATCAACTACGCTGAAATCGCCAATGGATACGGTGCCACCGGAATCCGGGTTAACAGCCTCGCCGAATTTGAAACGGCCTTCAAAAAGGCCATGAAGATGGACGGCCCGGTTGTGATTGATATCCCAGTTGACTACTCGAATAACATTAAATTAAAGACGTCGAAGTTGCTGTAA
- the budA gene encoding acetolactate decarboxylase yields the protein MNQNLLYQHSTLADLTAGLFTGTMSVAELLKHGDTGIGTGDGLDGELIILQGTLYQVTASGDVNVLQPNDQVPFATVNFADYQPETRIQEQSRDATLQQIAAAHPWQNLFYSFQLKGQFSRVKTRSVHKQTKPYQTLEQAAKEQAVFEKQDVSGTMLGYYAPQLYNGVAVGGFHYHFLADDHDFGGHVLDFEVADAELSLEPFTDFQEHFPVNSQAFLNLDFNEHDDVASQIKNAEQ from the coding sequence ATGAACCAGAATCTATTATACCAGCATTCAACCCTAGCTGACCTAACTGCCGGTTTATTTACTGGAACAATGTCCGTGGCAGAACTGTTAAAACACGGTGATACCGGGATCGGAACCGGGGACGGTTTAGATGGGGAACTAATCATTTTACAGGGGACGTTATACCAAGTTACCGCTAGTGGGGACGTCAACGTCTTACAACCAAACGACCAGGTTCCCTTTGCAACGGTAAACTTTGCGGATTACCAACCAGAAACCCGGATTCAAGAACAGAGTCGGGACGCCACGTTACAACAAATCGCGGCCGCACATCCATGGCAAAACCTGTTTTATTCCTTCCAGTTGAAGGGGCAGTTTAGTCGGGTGAAGACTCGTTCCGTTCACAAACAAACTAAACCGTACCAAACCCTGGAACAAGCAGCTAAGGAACAGGCTGTCTTTGAAAAACAGGATGTTAGCGGGACGATGCTTGGCTACTACGCTCCCCAACTCTACAATGGGGTGGCAGTCGGTGGATTTCACTATCATTTTCTCGCCGATGATCATGATTTTGGGGGGCACGTCCTAGACTTTGAGGTTGCGGATGCCGAACTGAGCTTGGAACCATTCACGGACTTTCAAGAACACTTTCCCGTTAACAGCCAGGCCTTTTTAAACCTAGATTTTAATGAGCACGATGACGTTGCTAGCCAGATTAAAAATGCTGAACAGTAA